One Acanthopagrus latus isolate v.2019 chromosome 12, fAcaLat1.1, whole genome shotgun sequence genomic region harbors:
- the fsd1l gene encoding FSD1-like protein isoform X2 — translation MDTQKEALRRIISTLSNKNEELQNFLETVDSTLTGLQEESCKVMSELEAELQLLSSTLDDKGAELCGIIKEETQRKEAELQTQLSEGKFALLSCEELLEFANQTLTITNEEEFLKAAKQIKERVTMAPAFRLTTRPAVSENMSQFTVDFSVERAGLQRLHFLPVPRAPEVDMSRCIVRDNNIMVAWRPAGEDDSDGDISVSGPIERYDLEYRKTNQEGSLRAAGEACWEKICDIRETHVSISDLKFDSRFVVVRVRARNKTAAGDFSEPVALETRAYNFGFDAATAHAELKVQGDTVTWEPQGVKGHDPRLRGKENKSRFLTLCSLHTASPRTASVAEVPRPRLIRQQEVEQDVTDSLESRTQCSFVVCLQGDQEMTGGTYYWELRPLVDWKSISVGVAYRASLGRYDQLGKSAGSWCLHASQWLQSSLAAKHNNRAKVLDWPLPQRIGVYCDYDNADVFQVIYPSSMLIIFVFFTPSKQSSASRSSPPSLFGVVVSP, via the exons atggACACTCAGAAG GAAGCCCTGCGCAGGATCATCAGCACATTATCCAATAAGAATGAAGAGCTTCAAAACTTCCTGGAAACAGTTGACAGCACACTGACAGGACTGCAG GAGGAGTCATGTAAGGTGATGTCTGAGCTAGAGGCGGAGCTTCAGCTTCTCAGCTCCACCCTAGATGACAAGGGGGCGGAGCTGTGTGGCATCATTAAGGAGGAGACGCAGAGGAAAGAGGCGGAGCTTCAG ACGCAACTGTCGGAGGGAAAGTTCGCTCTGCTGTCGTGTGAAGAACTGCTCGAGTTTGCCAATCAAACACTGACGATCACCAATGAAGAAGAATTCCTAAAG GCGgccaaacaaatcaaagagaG GGTAACAATGGCTCCAGCGTTCCGGCTGACGACTCGCCCTGCGGTGTCGGAGAACATGTCGCAATTTACTGTTGACTTCAGTGTGGAGAGGGCGGGGCTTCAACGACTTCACTTCCTGCCTG TCCCCAGAGCTCCAGAGGTCGACATGTCCAGATGCATCGTCCGTGACAACAACATTATGGTTGCCTGGCGACCAGCTGGCGAAGATGACAGTGATGGTGACATCAGTGTCAGTGGACCAATCGAACGCTATGACCTTGaatatagaaaaacaaaccaggaaGGCTCgctgagagctgcaggagaagcaTGCTGGGAAAAGATCTGTGACATCAGAGAGACTCACGTCAGCATCTCAG atctAAAGTTCGACTCTCGCTTTGTTGTTGTCCGAGTACGAGCGAGAAACAAAACGGCCGCCGGTGACTTCTCTGAGCCTGTTGCCTTGGAAACCAGAG CGTATAACTTTGGCTTTGACGCGGCGACGGCTCATGCCGAGCTGAAGGTTCAGGGCGACACAGTGACCTGGGAGCCACagggggtcaaaggtcatgacCCTCgactgagaggaaaagagaatAAAAGCAG atttttgacCCTCTGCAGTCTCCATACTGCATCCCCTCGAACTGCTTCAG TAGCAGAAGTGCCACGCCCTCGCCTAATAAGACAGCAGGAAGTCGAGCAGGACGTGACCGATTCGCTGGAGAGTCGTACACAGTGCTCG tTTGTTGTCTGTCTCCAAGGTGACCAGGAGATGACGGGTGGCACGTATTACTGGGAACTCCGCCCCCTGGTGGACTGGAAGTCAATCAGTGTGGGCGTTGCCTACCGGGCTTCCCTTGGCCGCTACGACCAATTAGGGAAGAGCGCTGGTTCATGGTGTCTCCACGCCAGCCAATGGCTGCAGAGCTCGCTTGCTGCAAAGCACAACAACCGAGCAAAGGTGCTGGATTGGCCGCTGCCTCAACGAATTGGAGTCTACTGTGACTATGACAACG CTGACGTGTTTCAGGTGATTTATCCTTCATCGATGTTGATCATCTTCGTCTTCTTCACTCCTTCAAAACAAAGTTCGGCCAGCCGCTCGTCCCCGCCTTCACT GTTTGGTGTGGTGGTATCACCATAA
- the fsd1l gene encoding FSD1-like protein isoform X1 yields the protein MDTQKEALRRIISTLSNKNEELQNFLETVDSTLTGLQEESCKVMSELEAELQLLSSTLDDKGAELCGIIKEETQRKEAELQTQLSEGKFALLSCEELLEFANQTLTITNEEEFLKAAKQIKERVTMAPAFRLTTRPAVSENMSQFTVDFSVERAGLQRLHFLPVPRAPEVDMSRCIVRDNNIMVAWRPAGEDDSDGDISVSGPIERYDLEYRKTNQEGSLRAAGEACWEKICDIRETHVSISDLKFDSRFVVVRVRARNKTAAGDFSEPVALETRAYNFGFDAATAHAELKVQGDTVTWEPQGVKGHDPRLRGKENKSRFLTLCSLHTASPRTASVAEVPRPRLIRQQEVEQDVTDSLESRTQCSFVVCLQGDQEMTGGTYYWELRPLVDWKSISVGVAYRASLGRYDQLGKSAGSWCLHASQWLQSSLAAKHNNRAKVLDWPLPQRIGVYCDYDNGDLSFIDVDHLRLLHSFKTKFGQPLVPAFTVWCGGITIMTGLQVPSFMGNFLSTNRSLSNLSQ from the exons atggACACTCAGAAG GAAGCCCTGCGCAGGATCATCAGCACATTATCCAATAAGAATGAAGAGCTTCAAAACTTCCTGGAAACAGTTGACAGCACACTGACAGGACTGCAG GAGGAGTCATGTAAGGTGATGTCTGAGCTAGAGGCGGAGCTTCAGCTTCTCAGCTCCACCCTAGATGACAAGGGGGCGGAGCTGTGTGGCATCATTAAGGAGGAGACGCAGAGGAAAGAGGCGGAGCTTCAG ACGCAACTGTCGGAGGGAAAGTTCGCTCTGCTGTCGTGTGAAGAACTGCTCGAGTTTGCCAATCAAACACTGACGATCACCAATGAAGAAGAATTCCTAAAG GCGgccaaacaaatcaaagagaG GGTAACAATGGCTCCAGCGTTCCGGCTGACGACTCGCCCTGCGGTGTCGGAGAACATGTCGCAATTTACTGTTGACTTCAGTGTGGAGAGGGCGGGGCTTCAACGACTTCACTTCCTGCCTG TCCCCAGAGCTCCAGAGGTCGACATGTCCAGATGCATCGTCCGTGACAACAACATTATGGTTGCCTGGCGACCAGCTGGCGAAGATGACAGTGATGGTGACATCAGTGTCAGTGGACCAATCGAACGCTATGACCTTGaatatagaaaaacaaaccaggaaGGCTCgctgagagctgcaggagaagcaTGCTGGGAAAAGATCTGTGACATCAGAGAGACTCACGTCAGCATCTCAG atctAAAGTTCGACTCTCGCTTTGTTGTTGTCCGAGTACGAGCGAGAAACAAAACGGCCGCCGGTGACTTCTCTGAGCCTGTTGCCTTGGAAACCAGAG CGTATAACTTTGGCTTTGACGCGGCGACGGCTCATGCCGAGCTGAAGGTTCAGGGCGACACAGTGACCTGGGAGCCACagggggtcaaaggtcatgacCCTCgactgagaggaaaagagaatAAAAGCAG atttttgacCCTCTGCAGTCTCCATACTGCATCCCCTCGAACTGCTTCAG TAGCAGAAGTGCCACGCCCTCGCCTAATAAGACAGCAGGAAGTCGAGCAGGACGTGACCGATTCGCTGGAGAGTCGTACACAGTGCTCG tTTGTTGTCTGTCTCCAAGGTGACCAGGAGATGACGGGTGGCACGTATTACTGGGAACTCCGCCCCCTGGTGGACTGGAAGTCAATCAGTGTGGGCGTTGCCTACCGGGCTTCCCTTGGCCGCTACGACCAATTAGGGAAGAGCGCTGGTTCATGGTGTCTCCACGCCAGCCAATGGCTGCAGAGCTCGCTTGCTGCAAAGCACAACAACCGAGCAAAGGTGCTGGATTGGCCGCTGCCTCAACGAATTGGAGTCTACTGTGACTATGACAACG GTGATTTATCCTTCATCGATGTTGATCATCTTCGTCTTCTTCACTCCTTCAAAACAAAGTTCGGCCAGCCGCTCGTCCCCGCCTTCACT GTTTGGTGTGGTGGTATCACCATAATGACGGGCCTGCAGGTGCCGAGCTTTATGGGTAATTTCCTGTCAACCAATCGGAGCCTCAGTAACCTGTCTCAGTAG
- the fsd1l gene encoding FSD1-like protein isoform X3, whose protein sequence is MDTQKEALRRIISTLSNKNEELQNFLETVDSTLTGLQEESCKVMSELEAELQLLSSTLDDKGAELCGIIKEETQRKEAELQTQLSEGKFALLSCEELLEFANQTLTITNEEEFLKAAKQIKERVTMAPAFRLTTRPAVSENMSQFTVDFSVERAGLQRLHFLPVPRAPEVDMSRCIVRDNNIMVAWRPAGEDDSDGDISVSGPIERYDLEYRKTNQEGSLRAAGEACWEKICDIRETHVSISDLKFDSRFVVVRVRARNKTAAGDFSEPVALETRAYNFGFDAATAHAELKVQGDTVTWEPQGVKGHDPRLRGKENKSSSRSATPSPNKTAGSRAGRDRFAGESYTVLGDQEMTGGTYYWELRPLVDWKSISVGVAYRASLGRYDQLGKSAGSWCLHASQWLQSSLAAKHNNRAKVLDWPLPQRIGVYCDYDNGDLSFIDVDHLRLLHSFKTKFGQPLVPAFTVWCGGITIMTGLQVPSFMGNFLSTNRSLSNLSQ, encoded by the exons atggACACTCAGAAG GAAGCCCTGCGCAGGATCATCAGCACATTATCCAATAAGAATGAAGAGCTTCAAAACTTCCTGGAAACAGTTGACAGCACACTGACAGGACTGCAG GAGGAGTCATGTAAGGTGATGTCTGAGCTAGAGGCGGAGCTTCAGCTTCTCAGCTCCACCCTAGATGACAAGGGGGCGGAGCTGTGTGGCATCATTAAGGAGGAGACGCAGAGGAAAGAGGCGGAGCTTCAG ACGCAACTGTCGGAGGGAAAGTTCGCTCTGCTGTCGTGTGAAGAACTGCTCGAGTTTGCCAATCAAACACTGACGATCACCAATGAAGAAGAATTCCTAAAG GCGgccaaacaaatcaaagagaG GGTAACAATGGCTCCAGCGTTCCGGCTGACGACTCGCCCTGCGGTGTCGGAGAACATGTCGCAATTTACTGTTGACTTCAGTGTGGAGAGGGCGGGGCTTCAACGACTTCACTTCCTGCCTG TCCCCAGAGCTCCAGAGGTCGACATGTCCAGATGCATCGTCCGTGACAACAACATTATGGTTGCCTGGCGACCAGCTGGCGAAGATGACAGTGATGGTGACATCAGTGTCAGTGGACCAATCGAACGCTATGACCTTGaatatagaaaaacaaaccaggaaGGCTCgctgagagctgcaggagaagcaTGCTGGGAAAAGATCTGTGACATCAGAGAGACTCACGTCAGCATCTCAG atctAAAGTTCGACTCTCGCTTTGTTGTTGTCCGAGTACGAGCGAGAAACAAAACGGCCGCCGGTGACTTCTCTGAGCCTGTTGCCTTGGAAACCAGAG CGTATAACTTTGGCTTTGACGCGGCGACGGCTCATGCCGAGCTGAAGGTTCAGGGCGACACAGTGACCTGGGAGCCACagggggtcaaaggtcatgacCCTCgactgagaggaaaagagaatAAAAGCAG TAGCAGAAGTGCCACGCCCTCGCCTAATAAGACAGCAGGAAGTCGAGCAGGACGTGACCGATTCGCTGGAGAGTCGTACACAGTGCTCG GTGACCAGGAGATGACGGGTGGCACGTATTACTGGGAACTCCGCCCCCTGGTGGACTGGAAGTCAATCAGTGTGGGCGTTGCCTACCGGGCTTCCCTTGGCCGCTACGACCAATTAGGGAAGAGCGCTGGTTCATGGTGTCTCCACGCCAGCCAATGGCTGCAGAGCTCGCTTGCTGCAAAGCACAACAACCGAGCAAAGGTGCTGGATTGGCCGCTGCCTCAACGAATTGGAGTCTACTGTGACTATGACAACG GTGATTTATCCTTCATCGATGTTGATCATCTTCGTCTTCTTCACTCCTTCAAAACAAAGTTCGGCCAGCCGCTCGTCCCCGCCTTCACT GTTTGGTGTGGTGGTATCACCATAATGACGGGCCTGCAGGTGCCGAGCTTTATGGGTAATTTCCTGTCAACCAATCGGAGCCTCAGTAACCTGTCTCAGTAG
- the epb41l4a gene encoding band 4.1-like protein 4 isoform X1, giving the protein MACFRGNREEFYGEVLLLDEKKITLMAEQGIKKSSKAAAILQQVFSHLRLVEVEFFGLRFCDNKQQTNWLDPSKTLSQHRDLTGPPYIFYFGVKFYTEDPSKLKDETTRYQFYLQVCQDVRRGRLPVPAHLRPRLAALMLLAEQEDHSELKFDSEEHQEIRHIYKTLRGVSRPVAQHHFLSLCSSLQMFGVSLFVAYGENQTEYFLGPTPVGVVIYKNKVLVGKYFWQRIIKLHFKEETFELRVSGKRGSETSFFFQTSDRSDCKRLWKCCVQHHIFFRMSESRPSTHTLKHDSIARSPTLAFPRLNIGGLRIKSINNKTADVCMRAKNRTNQTSRVASEPIMMHTAPSAVHRSEGGAEQDNVKPSAPWENSGSLNGLFNLRFPPNTEEEEDDKGGRPQRRSRSLDGDRPMRRRGRRSHSHGNTSSGSESEKMESHSTRCRRRTKKRSDSTCRCRARSRSPSALAWKHIQKQLVEPDGLMERQTEEIPYKEVRVSEQIRMHRSPRGRRHHRWASATDLHLKIELVPPLPVTKANDTSC; this is encoded by the exons ATGGCCTGTTTCCGTGGTAACCGAGAGGAATTTTATGGGGAGGTGCTGCTATTGGATGAGAAGAAGATCACGCTTATGGCCGAGCAAGGCATCAAG AAATCTTCAAAAGCGGCAGCCATCTTGCAGCAGGTATTCTCTCACCTGCGCCTGGTCGAGGTCGAATTCTTTGGTTTGAGGTTCtgtgacaacaaacaacagacg aaCTGGTTGGATCCTTCAAAAACTCTTTCACAACATCGAGACCTCA CTGGGCCACCATATATTTTCTACTTTGGTGTCAAATTTTACACTGAGGATCCGTCAAAACTGAAAGACGAGACTACTCG GTATCAGTTTTACCTGCAGGTCTGTCAGGATGTCCGTCGAGGTCGTCTGCCAGTACCCGCCCACCTCAGGCCACGCCTCGCTGCTCTGATGCTACTTG CGGAGCAGGAAGATCACAGCGAGCTGAAGTTTGATTCCGAGGAACATCAGGAAATACGACACATCTACAAAACACTCAG AGGTGTCTCTCGTCCTGTGGCTcagcatcacttcctgtccctctgcagctctctgcagatGTTTGGAGTCTCTCTGTTTGTTGCCTAT GGTGAGAATCAAACTGAGTATTTCCTGGGTCCAACTCCAGTGGGTGTGGTCATCTATAAGAACAAAGTGCTGGTGGGGAAATATTTCTG GCAGAGGATCATCAAGCTTCACTTCAAAGAGGAGACGTTTGAGCTCCGGGTCAGCGGAAAGAGG GGTTCAGAGACGTCATTCTTCTTTCAGACGTCAGATCGATCCGATTGTAAGCGTTTGTGGAAGTGCTGTGTCCAACACCACATCTTCttcag GATGTCTGAGTCCAgaccatcaacacacacactgaaacacgACAG TATTGCTCGTTCTCCCACTCTGGCTTTTCCTCGGCTGAACATTGGTGGACTGAGAATCAAAtccatcaacaacaaaacagcagatgtcTGTATGAGAGCAAAAAATCGCA ccaatcagacatCGAGAGTTGCCAGTGAACCGATAATGATGCATACAGCGCCATCTGCTGTTCACAG GTCGGAAGgtggagcagagcaggacaATGTGAAGCCCAGTGCACCATGGGAAAACAGCGGCTCtctgaa TGGCCTTTTCAACCTGAGGTTTCCTCCGAACAccgaagaagaggaagatgataAGGGAGGAAGACCACAGAG GCGAAGCAGAAGTCTGGATGGAGATCGACCAATGAgacggagggggaggag GTCTCATTCCCATGGCAACACAAGCAGTGGCAGCGAATCAGAGAAAATGGAGAGTCATAGCACCCgatgcagaagaagaacaaagaagCG TTCTGATTCCACCTGCCGCTGCCGTGCCAGATC ACGGAGTCCCAGTGCCCTTGCATGGAAACACATCca gaagCAGCTGGTGGAGCCTGATGGTTTGatggaaagacaaacagaggaaatacCTTATAAGGAAGTAAG AGTCTCAGAACAAATCAGAATGCATCGTTCTCCAAGGGGGCGGCGACATCATCGGTGGGCATCAGCTACAGACCTCCA tttaaagaTTGAGTTGGtacctcctcttcctgttaCCAAGGCAAATGACACTTCCTGTTAA
- the epb41l4a gene encoding band 4.1-like protein 4 isoform X2, with amino-acid sequence MACFRGNREEFYGEVLLLDEKKITLMAEQGIKKSSKAAAILQQVFSHLRLVEVEFFGLRFCDNKQQTNWLDPSKTLSQHRDLTGPPYIFYFGVKFYTEDPSKLKDETTRYQFYLQVCQDVRRGRLPVPAHLRPRLAALMLLAEQEDHSELKFDSEEHQEIRHIYKTLRGVSRPVAQHHFLSLCSSLQMFGVSLFVAYGENQTEYFLGPTPVGVVIYKNKVLVGKYFWQRIIKLHFKEETFELRVSGKRGSETSFFFQTSDRSDCKRLWKCCVQHHIFFRMSESRPSTHTLKHDSIARSPTLAFPRLNIGGLRIKSINNKTADVCMRAKNRTNQTSRVASEPIMMHTAPSAVHRSEGGAEQDNVKPSAPWENSGSLNGLFNLRFPPNTEEEEDDKGGRPQRRSRSLDGDRPMRRRGRRSHSHGNTSSGSESEKMESHSTRCRRRTKKRSDSTCRCRARSRSPSALAWKHIQKQLVEPDGLMERQTEEIPYKEVRVSEQIRMHRSPRGRRHHRLKIELVPPLPVTKANDTSC; translated from the exons ATGGCCTGTTTCCGTGGTAACCGAGAGGAATTTTATGGGGAGGTGCTGCTATTGGATGAGAAGAAGATCACGCTTATGGCCGAGCAAGGCATCAAG AAATCTTCAAAAGCGGCAGCCATCTTGCAGCAGGTATTCTCTCACCTGCGCCTGGTCGAGGTCGAATTCTTTGGTTTGAGGTTCtgtgacaacaaacaacagacg aaCTGGTTGGATCCTTCAAAAACTCTTTCACAACATCGAGACCTCA CTGGGCCACCATATATTTTCTACTTTGGTGTCAAATTTTACACTGAGGATCCGTCAAAACTGAAAGACGAGACTACTCG GTATCAGTTTTACCTGCAGGTCTGTCAGGATGTCCGTCGAGGTCGTCTGCCAGTACCCGCCCACCTCAGGCCACGCCTCGCTGCTCTGATGCTACTTG CGGAGCAGGAAGATCACAGCGAGCTGAAGTTTGATTCCGAGGAACATCAGGAAATACGACACATCTACAAAACACTCAG AGGTGTCTCTCGTCCTGTGGCTcagcatcacttcctgtccctctgcagctctctgcagatGTTTGGAGTCTCTCTGTTTGTTGCCTAT GGTGAGAATCAAACTGAGTATTTCCTGGGTCCAACTCCAGTGGGTGTGGTCATCTATAAGAACAAAGTGCTGGTGGGGAAATATTTCTG GCAGAGGATCATCAAGCTTCACTTCAAAGAGGAGACGTTTGAGCTCCGGGTCAGCGGAAAGAGG GGTTCAGAGACGTCATTCTTCTTTCAGACGTCAGATCGATCCGATTGTAAGCGTTTGTGGAAGTGCTGTGTCCAACACCACATCTTCttcag GATGTCTGAGTCCAgaccatcaacacacacactgaaacacgACAG TATTGCTCGTTCTCCCACTCTGGCTTTTCCTCGGCTGAACATTGGTGGACTGAGAATCAAAtccatcaacaacaaaacagcagatgtcTGTATGAGAGCAAAAAATCGCA ccaatcagacatCGAGAGTTGCCAGTGAACCGATAATGATGCATACAGCGCCATCTGCTGTTCACAG GTCGGAAGgtggagcagagcaggacaATGTGAAGCCCAGTGCACCATGGGAAAACAGCGGCTCtctgaa TGGCCTTTTCAACCTGAGGTTTCCTCCGAACAccgaagaagaggaagatgataAGGGAGGAAGACCACAGAG GCGAAGCAGAAGTCTGGATGGAGATCGACCAATGAgacggagggggaggag GTCTCATTCCCATGGCAACACAAGCAGTGGCAGCGAATCAGAGAAAATGGAGAGTCATAGCACCCgatgcagaagaagaacaaagaagCG TTCTGATTCCACCTGCCGCTGCCGTGCCAGATC ACGGAGTCCCAGTGCCCTTGCATGGAAACACATCca gaagCAGCTGGTGGAGCCTGATGGTTTGatggaaagacaaacagaggaaatacCTTATAAGGAAGTAAG AGTCTCAGAACAAATCAGAATGCATCGTTCTCCAAGGGGGCGGCGACATCATCG tttaaagaTTGAGTTGGtacctcctcttcctgttaCCAAGGCAAATGACACTTCCTGTTAA
- the epb41l4a gene encoding band 4.1-like protein 4 isoform X3: MACFRGNREEFYGEVLLLDEKKITLMAEQGIKKSSKAAAILQQVFSHLRLVEVEFFGLRFCDNKQQTNWLDPSKTLSQHRDLTGPPYIFYFGVKFYTEDPSKLKDETTRYQFYLQVCQDVRRGRLPVPAHLRPRLAALMLLAEQEDHSELKFDSEEHQEIRHIYKTLRGVSRPVAQHHFLSLCSSLQMFGVSLFVAYGENQTEYFLGPTPVGVVIYKNKVLVGKYFWQRIIKLHFKEETFELRVSGKRGSETSFFFQTSDRSDCKRLWKCCVQHHIFFSIARSPTLAFPRLNIGGLRIKSINNKTADVCMRAKNRTNQTSRVASEPIMMHTAPSAVHRSEGGAEQDNVKPSAPWENSGSLNGLFNLRFPPNTEEEEDDKGGRPQRRSRSLDGDRPMRRRGRRSHSHGNTSSGSESEKMESHSTRCRRRTKKRSDSTCRCRARSRSPSALAWKHIQKQLVEPDGLMERQTEEIPYKEVRVSEQIRMHRSPRGRRHHRWASATDLHLKIELVPPLPVTKANDTSC; the protein is encoded by the exons ATGGCCTGTTTCCGTGGTAACCGAGAGGAATTTTATGGGGAGGTGCTGCTATTGGATGAGAAGAAGATCACGCTTATGGCCGAGCAAGGCATCAAG AAATCTTCAAAAGCGGCAGCCATCTTGCAGCAGGTATTCTCTCACCTGCGCCTGGTCGAGGTCGAATTCTTTGGTTTGAGGTTCtgtgacaacaaacaacagacg aaCTGGTTGGATCCTTCAAAAACTCTTTCACAACATCGAGACCTCA CTGGGCCACCATATATTTTCTACTTTGGTGTCAAATTTTACACTGAGGATCCGTCAAAACTGAAAGACGAGACTACTCG GTATCAGTTTTACCTGCAGGTCTGTCAGGATGTCCGTCGAGGTCGTCTGCCAGTACCCGCCCACCTCAGGCCACGCCTCGCTGCTCTGATGCTACTTG CGGAGCAGGAAGATCACAGCGAGCTGAAGTTTGATTCCGAGGAACATCAGGAAATACGACACATCTACAAAACACTCAG AGGTGTCTCTCGTCCTGTGGCTcagcatcacttcctgtccctctgcagctctctgcagatGTTTGGAGTCTCTCTGTTTGTTGCCTAT GGTGAGAATCAAACTGAGTATTTCCTGGGTCCAACTCCAGTGGGTGTGGTCATCTATAAGAACAAAGTGCTGGTGGGGAAATATTTCTG GCAGAGGATCATCAAGCTTCACTTCAAAGAGGAGACGTTTGAGCTCCGGGTCAGCGGAAAGAGG GGTTCAGAGACGTCATTCTTCTTTCAGACGTCAGATCGATCCGATTGTAAGCGTTTGTGGAAGTGCTGTGTCCAACACCACATCTTCttcag TATTGCTCGTTCTCCCACTCTGGCTTTTCCTCGGCTGAACATTGGTGGACTGAGAATCAAAtccatcaacaacaaaacagcagatgtcTGTATGAGAGCAAAAAATCGCA ccaatcagacatCGAGAGTTGCCAGTGAACCGATAATGATGCATACAGCGCCATCTGCTGTTCACAG GTCGGAAGgtggagcagagcaggacaATGTGAAGCCCAGTGCACCATGGGAAAACAGCGGCTCtctgaa TGGCCTTTTCAACCTGAGGTTTCCTCCGAACAccgaagaagaggaagatgataAGGGAGGAAGACCACAGAG GCGAAGCAGAAGTCTGGATGGAGATCGACCAATGAgacggagggggaggag GTCTCATTCCCATGGCAACACAAGCAGTGGCAGCGAATCAGAGAAAATGGAGAGTCATAGCACCCgatgcagaagaagaacaaagaagCG TTCTGATTCCACCTGCCGCTGCCGTGCCAGATC ACGGAGTCCCAGTGCCCTTGCATGGAAACACATCca gaagCAGCTGGTGGAGCCTGATGGTTTGatggaaagacaaacagaggaaatacCTTATAAGGAAGTAAG AGTCTCAGAACAAATCAGAATGCATCGTTCTCCAAGGGGGCGGCGACATCATCGGTGGGCATCAGCTACAGACCTCCA tttaaagaTTGAGTTGGtacctcctcttcctgttaCCAAGGCAAATGACACTTCCTGTTAA